The nucleotide window ATATGGAGCATGATTTCTTCACTGACATTTAGCTCTAATGTCAATTTGCTCCAAAAAATTTTCCTTGATTTTAGGGTTCCCGGTTTTATTCAGTTGATGAAAACTGAGTTAGCGTGATGTCATTTGAGGACTCTCCAGTATAAGAAAGTACATAGTTgcctaaaagaggaaaaagaggataAGAATTATTGCTACTATGTTGGAATCAAGCATaagaccaaaatgaaaataagcctATGCAATTCCTTACAATTTTGGACAGTGTTAGGAAGAGGTTAGGGTGTACAGCATTTTATTAATGCCATAGTAGCTTACATTTGTCAGACATCtctcatttgagaagagaagCACCGTATTTTCAGACGTTGGGGAATGAGATTGGTTTGAGATCACTGAATGTTACTGCTGGAAGGAAACTTAGTGatctcttagtttttctttttactgatgaggaacAAAGGCCCAAAAAGGTAAACAGATTTATTAAAAGCCCTCAGGCTGGTTGGTGGCAGTGATAACAGGACCCCAAGCTTCTGGATGAGCACATTGAGCATTTTGGGAGGGAAACATGCTTTTTCAAGTTCCGACACTTGAACTTTATCTGAAATCCAAAGAATTTTGATTGGACTCGAAAGTGAGTTGCCCATGATGGATTCATGTTCTTTCTTCCTACCCCTTAGAACCTTTGGTTTGTTGTAACTCACGTTTGTGTTGGAATGGGTTGAAAGTCTTTTTGAATCTGGGTTTGACAGATGAATCTGATGAGTTTTGCTGCACAAAAGAAAACCAAGTCATTTAGGCATTCAAAGTATTCTTTCAGGTGCCTGCTTTTTCATTCAGACTCCCTCAGAAGATTACAAACACTCAATTTTTCTTCTGCCAAATGTGCATTTACTTTAAAGCAAATGAGCCACCTACCCAGAAAACAAAATCTCATTTCTGTCACCTAATTTGAAAGTGAAACTGGAGAAGGGGTACAAATCCAGAAGATGCAAAGCCCTCACTGACCACTGCTGCCTTCTGAAAAAGGTCAacaatttacattaaaaacagggagatagggcttccctggtggcacagtggttgagaatccgcctgccgatgcaggggacacgggttcatgccccggtccgggaagatcccacatgccgcggagcggctgggcccgtgagccatggccgctgagcctgcgcgtccggagcctgtgctccgcaacgggagaggccacaacagtgagaggcccgcatactgcaaaaaaataaaaaataaaaataaaaataaataaaaacagggaGATAAACCACTGTCAGGCGTCTTTACTTTTGGTTTTGGtgtattttccttttcagtgtttttctctctttggcCTTCCAGTGAGAAAAATTCTGACTTCCTGCTTTGTAGGGTGGAGAGTGTCCTGTCTTGTTTTACTAACTAAAGGTTTGACTTTAATGCAGTCACACTGCTGTAACTCCCTCCTTTTCTTAAGAGTAGAGAATGATTCATTAGTTTCACATTTTCTGGTTCAAGGGATTTTAGTTCTTCAAGAcataaaatcaaaatcacagaATATTAGAACTTCTGCTTTGAGTAACTAGTCTAACACTTAATTTTTACATCTTGAGAACATTAAAACCAAAAGGTACTAAGTGACtttcccgaggtcacacagccaattgGTTACTGAGTCAGAAATACAATCAGGTCTGCCAGCTCCTGGGGTCACAGCTTCCTAACCCACAGCCCTCTCCTATGAAATGCAGACccaggaaaattattttataaaaatgccaGAGGCTAATTTCctcactgtttttttaatttcaaaacgtTATATTATCCCTTGTTAAGAATCTCTAAATATCCATGTAGTTTTTCATGCACTTAAATCAGCTGATTTTTATCACACACAGAAATTTCTGCTTTAGAACCCTTTCTGAAAGGCCCTCCGTGTCTTGCTAAAAGACACAAGTCTGAGTTAATGTCAAAAATACAAAACCGAGAGGCAAGTACTTTTGTTCCTAACTATACTGTTCCTTAAGTGGATTGCACTTTTGTGGCAAAGAATGGAAACAAGAATcctttgtttccatacaaacttatCAGTTTGTAGACTGAAGAGCTAAAATGCAAGTAACAAAGTCAGGTACACCAGCATAAGGGAAAATTCATAAAGATCATTTTACATATTAGAAGTTAATGAAGGCTTCCCCGTCTGATTTTCTGGAGAAGGAAAAGTGCTCTGCAGGAGATCTAGACAGGCAGGCAGAGAAAAGGACCTTACTGATTCTAGACATTGGGAGACAAGTCAGACTATAACAAGCAACACCGTTGAAATGTATTTGCTCACAAGAGCACCACAGACCCCCATGCCTGAGCATCCTTGAAGCTTTCCACACCCTCGcatccactcatccattcactcattcacccattcattcaacagctCTTTAATGAGTATTGACCATGTGCTGGACATCGTGCCAGATACCAGGAATATAACGGGACAGAAACTCAAGGGGTTTACACAAAAGTGGGCTTGCCGTGGGACTGTGTAAAAAAGTGCAAAACTGGAACTTCACGAACTGCCTCCACGGCTGCAGGAGATGATTACCTTTGATGCTTGGTTCCAAAAGCTTAAAGGAGACAACTTGTTGAGCAGCAGCTGTCGCAGCTACAGGGCAAAAAAGAAATAGTGAGGAACTACACATAGGCAATCGTACAGAGGCAAATCAAGAGCAaaactgaagggcttccctggtggcgcagtggttgagagtccgcctgccgatgcaggggacacgggaggatcccacgtgccgcggagcggctgggcccgtgagccatggccgctgagcctgcgtgtccggagcctgtgctccgcggcgagagaggccacagcggtgagaggcccgcgtaccgcaaaaaaaaaaaaaaaaaaaaaaagaacaaaactgaagaGTGTAATTGTTATTTAGTAGTAGTATTTCCCGGAAGCATTTAATAAGCGATAAGCATGTGGATCTGATgaaaggatttcttttcttttatttcttttctttacctgtaaacAAATctagaatgaaacaaaaagcaacaGTTCCAAAAAACATAATAATTCAGATTCTAGACATTAGTAATTGGCAATAATGGCTAAATCGAAGTTTGTCTTTGAAGTGAAGAGTGTCCTTATCAAGTGAATGGTGCAAACAACAGAATTATTTAGTCCAATCAAGAAGGAGGCAAATTGATTCTTTGTAAACAGGGGTTTGGAGGCATGTGCAACAATtatgataattataaaatatcCTTATCTTCTTATTAAAACAGAGGCTACATTTTTTAGCTTATTGTCTTTACCTCTCTCTGCAGAATTGCTCAAAGcttggaaaaataatgaaagaagtttaagtttttttctattttcttttacttacatTGGTCATCCTTGATTAGGAATTCTATTTAATGTTAGAGGCTATGTAATATTTActacataaaattctagaaacatacatatagataggCCTTTCAGCATATtctaagtgaatgaataaattaagtaAAGGAGCAAAAAGGAATTCACCCCTAAGGAAAGTTTTTCTGCTGGTTAATTATGCCaaatcataatttaaaagtaaaaacaagtttcccctttttttctacAATGTTCACATTATATGTTGTGGTTAGTTCTCTACAGCTCTATTTTCAGCAATGAGTGTTTAGTTTCTTTGTCTCCTAATGGAACCTGCCTTTTGTgaaattatagaattttattaTGCAGGTACCCATGGTCTAACTTCTTATATATGAATAAGGGCCCTAGAACTGAAGGGGAGGGACTAGGTGCCTGGgttaaaggagaaagagagaaatgaatacaCATACCTTACTATCCAAGAGCATTCCAAAACATAAGATGAAAAAGcccttaaaaaaaggaataaggcacatgtattatcttttccttttccagtaAAGAAAGCATTTATATGTATTTCTATTCTATTATATCCCCCAACATTGAAATTATTTCCTTGTCTGTCCCCCTGTTGACTGTGGGTCCTTGAAGGTAAGGATACTGTGTAAACTCCACGATGCCTGGATTAACACAAAGTacgcaaacatttttttttttttggttgaacatATAATTAAATTATTGCGTGAATAAAGTCTGAAACACACGTGGAGCACCATTTTCCCCTTTGTGTTATCCTAAACCCAAAACAAAGAACTTCCATTTGCTTCTATGTCTTAGTCTTTCTTTAGGCATTAAACAAACATTAACTAAGCGTCTATGATGTCAGCAGTCACTGAAGTCCGACCCCAAGGCCAAGTAGAGGAAGTTGACTATATCAGCATCCTTTCCATCAGGTCCATCCAGCCCTTGGGTAACCCTTGGCAGAGTCTTTCTTGGACCTTGAAATTCTCCTCCCAGGCAGAGGACCCTCAGCTGGTGCCTGTTCAGACAGCGTGTCACCAAGGGCCCTGGACAGCAGTTCCCTAAACCTGTCACCATTAGGTGTGTGCTCTCCATGACTGCCCTCTGTGCCACCACCTAAATGTACCCTGGTTTGTTGCAGTAGGTGGAGAACCAACTGGATTCAGGAGATACctactgagcacttactctgtgccaggcactgcactaagtgctaaaatgatctcatttaatcttcacatttaCTCTAAGATACAGGTAATAATATTATcagataattaatattaattaatattaaaaatattatcaggTACTTAATATTAcaggtaattaattaattaatgagagAATTAaggtaaagagaaattaaataatttgttagCAGTCACACAGTTGGATAGCATGACACATTTGAGCCCAGAGCTATTTAACTCCAGAGCTCAAATGTTTAACCACCACTACCCTGAGTCGTTGTCCAGAGGAGACccagcaaatatttcttgaaccaGGACTGAAGGCTCTCTTCCAGATTCACCAAAACCTAAGGATTGTTTTGCCCACCTACTCTCTGAATACTCTCTGATCATGGCATGTAAAACCCATCCTTGGCAGCAGAGttcggcaaactttttctgtaaagagccagagagtaaatatttcaggttttGCAGGTCATCCAGTCTCTTACAACTGCTCAGTTCTGCCTGTGTAAGGAAAACAGCCACAGGCCCTATGTagatgaatgggcatggctgtgttccaataaaactttatttacagagaCAGTGCTGCCTACAATTGGCCAGGCCCTACTTTATGGCACATTAGGGACTTCTTCTGCACCATTCAGACTCAAAAAGCACTCTGGATTTATTTCCCTTTCCCTGTGTGCTTTAACAGACATCAGCACAAGACAAAGAGGACTGGGTCAACGGCAAGAGAGATTAGTGTTAGCTATGTGAACTCTAACAGATTTAAAACCCTGGAATGGATTACTGAAGAAGCCCAATATTCTGCTTCAGTATGAGAATCACTGTTGGGAAGACtggatcttattttattttatttttttctattcactgTTGCCAGGCAATTTGGGTTATAATAGTCCTGCTAGAGGCAGGGAAATGAGATCGATCACCCCCAGAGTGGTTTTCCCATCCTCAATTCTCTACAATTATTCCAATTACCCGATGATGTAATAGGTTGTTCTCACCGCTCTCACCTGGGATGCATTGAGTGATGCGAAAATAACGTGCCAGGCCGGATTCTGGCTGTCAACCATTGTTCCTATGCCAAACCCCCAGGTGAGCCCTAGCAGGGGGGTCAGAACGAGAAGGCTCCTCCCCACGCGGACGACAGTGGCCTTGCTGTCCTGAGTCAGCCTTTCTCCAACAGCGGGCCTCCAGAGCTTCGTGAGAACTAACAGGACCACCACCAGATTCACAGCCACGATAGTCAGGGCGGGACCCGCAAAGGCCAGGAGAGGTTTGCTCCCATCGGACCAGTTAAGCCAACACACATCTTTCCTTTCATAGCCATTGCTGGGTTGTGTGACCGCAATGGTGACGATGGATATAATAAGAGGACACCCGTAGCCCAGGCAGAACCCGACAGCCACCAACAAAGGCGTGGCCATGTGGTGGAACACCAGGATAACCCGATAAGCCAGCAGGAAGCTGAGCAGAAGCATCCAGAAGAACAAGGAGAGGTAGAAAAAGTGTGTAAAGAACACTGCAGCTGTGCAGACTCCAGACGGGTTCGCCGTGGTGTGCACGGAGGCAGCGACAATAAACCAGATGTCTGCGATCAGGAGGCACAGGGCTATGTTCACCATGCAAATGTGACGCATGTGCGAGGTTTGGCTTCTGCTGACCTGCTTCCAAAACAGAGCTTCGATGGTCAGGCATAAGACAAGACTTCCGATGGAGACCCCCAGTCCCACAAAGGTGATCCATTTCACAACGGGAACGATGGCAGGGGGGACAGAGGGTGACATCAGCACGGAGAAGGAGGTCAGGTGAGTACAGCGGCACGTCACCGAGTCTGGAGTTTCATTCACTAGGTGGCAGCCATTATCGTTCCACTGCGAATGGTTGAAATCCCAAAACACACAATGAGGCTGGCTCAGATTTGATTCTATCTTGGAAAAAGTCAGGAAAATTTCATTGATGGAATAGTTTGGGATAACCATGGATATCATGGGCCCATTGACCTGAGCATTTCCATTTTTGGTAGCAGGTAGAATGTTCCCCAGGGTCAAGGAGGTCATGCTGATGATAGTTTCTGGAAGGGGCTCCTGGAATTGGTCTGACCTAATTAATGCATGGCCTCTGATGGGAATGGAGGGGTTTTTTAGGAACATTTCAGTCTGATAGTTGTAACCCAAATTGCTTTGATTTGAGGATGCTGGAATCCCTTTCCAGTTAATGAATTCTTGAGAAAATTCCAGAGGCAGAGCTGTCGAAGGGACCAGAACACTGATGTTTTCCAGTGACGCTAGGAACTGGGACCCggcattcttttctttctgaagtaACACTGTCCAGTTGGTCACCGAGGTAGAATTAAGGATGTGGTCAGATATACTGATGACATTCTGAAATACAAGGGTGAAAGTCAGTTTGGATTTTGAGGAAACAGATCAGAGGACTACAGGTGGATAGGCGTTAGTCTTAAGCTCAGGAAAATGGCCCAGAGAATTGGCTCAGTTGAGGACCACAttaaaactcagcaatgaaattcaGCTCTGGGGCTCCGCGCAGTGGAAGCATTGGATTAAGAAAGGAGggtcagggcttccccggtggcacagtggttgagagtccgcctgccgatgcaggggacgcgggttcgtgccccggtccgggaagatcccacatgccgcggagcggctgggcccgtgagccatggccgctgagcctgtgcgtccggagcctgtgctccgcaac belongs to Orcinus orca chromosome 10, mOrcOrc1.1, whole genome shotgun sequence and includes:
- the ADGRF1 gene encoding adhesion G-protein coupled receptor F1, which produces MRVPMPWLFSFFMITEGWNVFLGSDDGIKTKQELIRNKKKPLGPVQEYELLLQVAYRDSKEKRDVKNFLKLLEPCPVFGPVKIIRAKATTYCGIQNGVLRCACDDGYSWFPPSCLDPQKCYLHTEGSLQSCDCHLNNLTQSVHFCERTKVWGTFKINKRFTKDLLDSSSAIYSKYTTGIEIQLKEAYKSIQGFESVQVTQFRNGSIIAGYEVVGSSNTSELLSGIGQAAKKAKTGLHQLFPLEDNSFRVFGKAQCNSIVFGFGSKNDEYTLPCSSGYSGIITARCQPSGWHVLRETCVLSELEELKKNFSVIASNATEATVSSLVQNLSMVIQQNPSTTAGNLASVVSILGNISSLSLERHFSVSSSTMENVISISDHILNSTSVTNWTVLLQKEKNAGSQFLASLENISVLVPSTALPLEFSQEFINWKGIPASSNQSNLGYNYQTEMFLKNPSIPIRGHALIRSDQFQEPLPETIISMTSLTLGNILPATKNGNAQVNGPMISMVIPNYSINEIFLTFSKIESNLSQPHCVFWDFNHSQWNDNGCHLVNETPDSVTCRCTHLTSFSVLMSPSVPPAIVPVVKWITFVGLGVSIGSLVLCLTIEALFWKQVSRSQTSHMRHICMVNIALCLLIADIWFIVAASVHTTANPSGVCTAAVFFTHFFYLSLFFWMLLLSFLLAYRVILVFHHMATPLLVAVGFCLGYGCPLIISIVTIAVTQPSNGYERKDVCWLNWSDGSKPLLAFAGPALTIVAVNLVVVLLVLTKLWRPAVGERLTQDSKATVVRVGRSLLVLTPLLGLTWGFGIGTMVDSQNPAWHVIFASLNASQGFFILCFGMLLDSKLRQLLLNKLSPLSFWNQASKQNSSDSSVKPRFKKTFNPFQHKRNYVLSYTGESSNDITLTQFSSTE